The genomic segment ACCTGTATAGATAATGCATCCCACAGCAAACCATCTGCATTTCAGGAGATGCCGCCTCATAAATCCCAGAAATTTTATATTTTCAATAAATGGAAGAAACAGGTGATTTGTAGTCATTGTTGACAATGTCATAGAGCTTATAATAATCATGCTCGTAGCTGCAGACGATCCTCCGATAAATACTAGCAGGGAAAGCAGTTTCTTGTCATAATAAAAAGGAAGGTAAATAAGAAAAGTATCAGCAGTTTCTCTGGGAAATCCCATAAGCAGACCGCTCATTGCAATAGGAAATACAAAAAAACAGATTATAAAAAGATATAAAGGAAAAAGCCAGCAGGCTGTTTTAAGATGTTTTTCATGGTAATTTTCAACTATTGCTATATGAAACTGACGGGGCAGAAACAATACAGCAGAACAGGAAAGAAGTATATTGACTATCCAGGTAAAACCAGAAATATCAGGCGGTATTAAAGGAACTTTAACAGCTTTGTTTATTGACAGGGCTGTAAATATATCCCCTGTCCCGTTAAAAATAAAATAGACAATAAAGATTCCTGCTGCAAGAAATGCTGTAAGCTTAACCAGGGATTCAATTGCTATAACAGCCGTTATGCCTGGATGTCTTTCCGTAGGATCAAGCCGCCTTACACCAAAGAGACTGGTAAACAGGATCATAAGAATAACAATAACAGGCCCCACATTATCTTCAATCCATGATGATATTATACTTTTTGTATCAGCAAGTATTTGAAATGTTGAAATCATTGCCTTTAACTGTAATGCAATATAAGGAGCTGCTCCTATAAGTGCTATAAAGGTTATGCTTGCTGCTACTGCCTGGGATTTGTCATATCTTGCAGAAATAAAATCAGCAATGCTTGTAATCCTGTATTTGACCTTTATCCTGATTATTTTTTTTAGGACAGGGCAGCCGAATATAAAAATTAAAGCAGGGCCGATATATAAAGAAATATAACTAAGCCCTGATGTGGCAGCCATTCCAATGGTGCCGTAAAATGACCATGAGGTGCAGTATAATCCCAGGGAAAGTGAATATACCAACGGATTGTCAGCAATATATATATTCTGTGCTGCCTTTTTTTCTACCCACATGGCAAGAGAAAGCAAGAGTCCCATGTATGCACAGAAAATTATTATTACAGTAAAAGCATTAAACATATAATTCCTTTGTTTATAAATAGTTTGTATTTATATAAAAAAGAAGGTAAAGAAACCGCTTCATATTGTCAATATATTTACATTTAGAATTAAATTATAAGAGTGAAAAATGCAGATTTACAACATGGAAAATGAGAAACATGAACAAATAGCCGGTGCTGCCTGCGGGGCAATAGCATTTTTTATCTGGGGATTAAGCCCCCTTTACTGGAAAGTTTTAAAAACAGTTCCTGCTCTTGAAGTTATTATGCACAGGGTTGTATGGTCTTTTGTTTTTCTTTTTCCAATAATTTTTATTCAGGGAAAATGGGAAGAATTTGTAAAGGTTTTAAAAAAGCCCAGGATATTGATTATCCTTTTGTTTACTGCATTTTTTGTTGCTTTTAACTGGCTGATTTATATCTGGTCGGTAAATAACGGCCATATAATAGAAGCCAGTCTGGGCTATTATATTAATCCCCTGGTAAATGTACTGCTGGGAGTTATCTTTCTTAAAGAGCGCCTGCGCGTGTTTCAATTGATTGCAGTGATTTTTGCCTGTGCCGGGGTTTTATGCCTTACCTTTTATTATGGAAAATTTCCCTGGGTTTCACTTACCCTTGCTTTTTCATTTGGGTTTTACGGCCTGATAAGGAAAGTTGTTTCAGTGGGTTCTTTGACAGGACTCTGCATTGAAACCCTTTTATTGTCTGTTCCTGCTGGTGTTTATCTTATTTATCTTCAATTCCATGATACTGGAGCATTTTTAAACAACGGGGCAGTAATAGATACATTTTTAGCAGGCTCTGCACTGGTAACAGCCCTTCCGCTTTTGCTTTTCATACTTGGAACAAAGCGTTTAAATCTTTCAACAATAGGCTTTCTGCAATATATTGCCCCAACCTGCATGTTTCTTTTGGGTGTGTTTGTTTATAACGAACCTTTTTCAAGGGTTCAGGTTATAACCTTTTCCCTT from the Desulfonema limicola genome contains:
- the rarD gene encoding EamA family transporter RarD, with translation MQIYNMENEKHEQIAGAACGAIAFFIWGLSPLYWKVLKTVPALEVIMHRVVWSFVFLFPIIFIQGKWEEFVKVLKKPRILIILLFTAFFVAFNWLIYIWSVNNGHIIEASLGYYINPLVNVLLGVIFLKERLRVFQLIAVIFACAGVLCLTFYYGKFPWVSLTLAFSFGFYGLIRKVVSVGSLTGLCIETLLLSVPAGVYLIYLQFHDTGAFLNNGAVIDTFLAGSALVTALPLLLFILGTKRLNLSTIGFLQYIAPTCMFLLGVFVYNEPFSRVQVITFSLIWTALGIYSFDSMINYKKMQKKSGLI